The following coding sequences are from one Aliarcobacter skirrowii CCUG 10374 window:
- a CDS encoding DUF2721 domain-containing protein yields MITSVEIDSITSMIQLSVAPVFLLAGVAGILNLFSTRLIRIIDKVDKLDKFEQEQKSLNNMSNDLKNMIKARRDFLTMRMNNTNLAIFFGTTTGLLIALVIITIFLSSFFHFEYTIFIAILFILAMCSLVISLILFLKELFYTTKFINNKESYIP; encoded by the coding sequence GTGATAACATCAGTTGAAATAGACTCAATTACAAGTATGATTCAACTATCAGTTGCACCTGTTTTTTTGCTTGCAGGTGTTGCTGGAATTTTGAATCTATTTTCTACAAGACTTATTAGAATTATAGATAAAGTCGATAAACTTGATAAATTTGAACAAGAACAAAAATCTTTAAATAATATGAGCAATGATTTAAAAAATATGATTAAAGCTAGAAGAGATTTTTTAACAATGAGGATGAATAACACAAATTTAGCTATATTTTTTGGAACAACAACTGGACTTTTGATTGCACTTGTAATTATTACAATATTTTTAAGCTCATTTTTTCATTTTGAATATACTATTTTTATAGCTATTTTATTCATTTTAGCAATGTGTTCTTTGGTTATATCTTTGATTCTATTCCTAAAAGAGCTGTTTTATACAACAAAATTTATAAATAACAAAGAGAGCTATATTCCATAA
- a CDS encoding ribonuclease H family protein, giving the protein MTIDNEILKLITFNDNLNQTQLDILQISNDNIDYKDIIFSKEISKNDFNLLMLLKGIKSLEAQNQIVENYHKILEYNKIKTTIYKNEKTNQNLNLTIYCDGACSGNPGFAGSGLAIYKNNKKPVLLYGAFVENGTNNIAELNALLKALQIASQNIGEEKITIFSDSKYSIDCIKTWAYSWKKNGWSKKGGEIKNLELIKEAHFLYEDIKNSIELNHVKGHSGVEGNELADRMAVNAILEKTIDFQEFEYTNIEDVLKLKSY; this is encoded by the coding sequence ATGACAATAGATAACGAAATTTTAAAACTAATTACTTTTAATGATAATTTAAATCAGACACAACTTGATATTTTACAAATATCAAATGATAATATAGATTATAAAGATATTATATTCTCAAAAGAGATTTCAAAAAATGATTTCAATTTACTTATGCTTTTAAAAGGGATTAAATCACTTGAAGCACAAAATCAAATAGTTGAAAATTATCATAAAATTTTAGAATATAACAAGATAAAAACAACAATTTATAAAAATGAAAAAACAAATCAAAATCTCAATTTAACAATTTATTGTGATGGAGCTTGTTCTGGAAATCCTGGATTTGCTGGAAGTGGATTGGCAATTTATAAAAACAATAAAAAACCAGTTTTACTATATGGAGCATTTGTTGAAAATGGAACAAACAATATAGCTGAACTAAATGCTTTATTAAAAGCACTTCAAATAGCTTCACAAAATATTGGTGAAGAAAAAATTACAATTTTTTCAGATTCTAAATACTCAATTGATTGTATAAAAACTTGGGCATACTCTTGGAAAAAAAATGGCTGGAGCAAAAAAGGTGGCGAGATAAAAAATCTTGAACTTATAAAAGAGGCTCACTTTTTATATGAAGATATTAAAAACAGTATAGAGTTAAATCATGTAAAGGGTCATAGTGGAGTTGAGGGAAATGAACTTGCTGATAGAATGGCTGTAAACGCTATTTTAGAAAAAACCATTGATTTTCAAGAGTTTGAATATACAAATATAGAAGATGTGCTAAAACTAAAATCTTATTAA
- a CDS encoding DUF302 domain-containing protein — MQYIEVSNKSVDEVVESLKQIAPKYSFGVQHVHNIKATLNSKGKELNEDCQVVDICNPSYAEKFLNGDITIACILPCKIAVYTKDGETNISLNSFTQLIDDVNPDFIEIALEAQNELLKIIDEAK; from the coding sequence ATGCAATATATAGAAGTTTCAAATAAAAGTGTAGATGAAGTTGTAGAGAGTTTAAAACAAATAGCACCAAAATATAGTTTTGGAGTTCAACATGTACACAATATTAAAGCCACACTAAATTCAAAAGGAAAAGAGCTAAATGAGGATTGTCAAGTAGTTGATATTTGTAATCCAAGCTATGCAGAAAAGTTTTTAAATGGTGATATTACAATAGCTTGTATCCTGCCTTGTAAAATTGCTGTTTATACAAAAGATGGTGAAACAAATATATCTTTAAACTCTTTTACTCAATTAATAGATGATGTAAATCCAGACTTTATAGAAATTGCTTTAGAGGCTCAAAATGAGCTTTTAAAAATTATTGATGAAGCAAAATAG
- the abc-f gene encoding ribosomal protection-like ABC-F family protein produces the protein MALIDLQNISKQYDTKVILKDANFTLQSGQRVAVIGQNGQGKSTLFKIIMRLVEPDSGEMSIDRSVKIEMLDQQPKFKANLSVRDAIENQLVELKSAKLEYEKITNELMTNYEDENLLRRQSDLASFLEFHNAWDLDNMIERVLVEFQLKQYEFKDVNLLSGGEQRRVSLAGLILKKPDILLLDEPTNHLDVYMVEFLEELLLKNNFTLLFISHDRYFIDNIATNVIEVEGGELRRFNGGYSSYLEQKAQILSNMQKEHENLLRLVKQEAHWMQHGVTARRKRNERRKAEYFDLKQKAKTNPAAIKKMSIELQREQKSFNSEEKQQNKKKMLYELDNIYKTLGDKELIKDFTTRILQKDTIAIVGPNGSGKSTLLKIFMEKMKIDKGSFKKGDFQIAYFDQQREILDDDKTIMEIFCPNGGDRVVLDDGRNMHVFGYLKNFLFPKEYLDKKVGVLSGGEKNRVALALLFTKRVDCMILDEPTNDLDIPTINILEEYLQNFQGALIFVSHDRYFVDKIAKKLFVFTGNGHIMESFQPYSEYLQIEKELKELDNLEVEIQKEKTSVKVVNEPKKQTKLSYKDQREYDSLPNELEELEAKIEELNSCLADPKCYEKIGIVTLSKELEEKKAIYEEKVERFLTLEELVESFNS, from the coding sequence ATGGCACTAATAGACTTACAAAACATTTCAAAACAGTATGACACAAAAGTTATTTTAAAAGATGCAAACTTTACCCTTCAATCAGGACAAAGAGTTGCTGTTATTGGTCAAAATGGACAAGGAAAATCAACTTTGTTTAAAATTATTATGAGATTAGTTGAACCTGATAGTGGTGAAATGTCCATTGATAGATCTGTAAAAATAGAGATGCTAGACCAACAACCAAAATTCAAAGCAAATTTGAGTGTAAGAGATGCTATTGAAAATCAATTAGTTGAACTTAAAAGTGCAAAATTAGAGTATGAAAAAATCACAAATGAGCTTATGACAAATTATGAAGATGAAAACCTATTAAGAAGACAGAGTGATTTAGCATCTTTTTTAGAGTTTCATAATGCTTGGGATTTAGACAATATGATTGAGAGAGTTTTAGTTGAATTCCAATTAAAACAGTATGAGTTTAAAGATGTAAATTTACTAAGTGGTGGAGAGCAGCGTCGTGTTAGTTTAGCTGGTTTGATTTTAAAAAAACCAGATATTTTACTTTTAGATGAGCCTACAAACCACCTTGATGTTTATATGGTTGAGTTTTTAGAAGAGTTACTTTTAAAAAACAACTTTACCCTACTTTTTATATCTCATGATAGATATTTTATTGATAATATTGCTACAAATGTTATTGAAGTTGAAGGTGGAGAACTAAGAAGATTCAATGGTGGATACTCTTCATACTTAGAACAAAAAGCGCAAATTTTATCAAATATGCAAAAAGAGCATGAAAACTTACTTAGACTTGTAAAACAAGAAGCTCACTGGATGCAACACGGAGTAACAGCTAGAAGAAAAAGAAATGAAAGAAGAAAAGCTGAATATTTTGATTTAAAACAAAAAGCAAAAACAAATCCAGCAGCAATAAAAAAGATGAGCATAGAGCTTCAAAGAGAGCAAAAATCTTTTAATAGTGAAGAGAAACAACAAAATAAGAAAAAAATGCTTTATGAGCTTGATAATATTTATAAAACATTGGGTGACAAAGAGCTAATCAAAGATTTTACAACAAGAATTTTACAAAAAGATACTATTGCAATTGTTGGTCCAAATGGAAGTGGAAAATCAACACTTCTTAAAATTTTTATGGAAAAAATGAAAATTGATAAAGGAAGTTTTAAAAAAGGGGATTTTCAAATAGCATACTTTGATCAACAACGAGAGATTCTTGATGATGATAAAACTATTATGGAAATATTTTGTCCAAATGGTGGAGATAGAGTTGTTTTAGATGATGGAAGAAATATGCATGTTTTTGGATACTTAAAAAACTTTCTTTTTCCAAAAGAGTATTTAGATAAAAAAGTTGGTGTTTTAAGTGGTGGAGAGAAAAACAGAGTTGCACTTGCACTTTTATTTACAAAAAGAGTTGATTGTATGATTTTGGATGAACCTACAAATGACTTAGATATTCCAACAATTAATATTTTAGAAGAGTACTTACAAAACTTTCAAGGTGCTTTAATATTTGTATCGCATGATAGATATTTTGTGGATAAGATTGCTAAAAAACTTTTTGTATTTACTGGAAATGGTCATATTATGGAGAGTTTCCAACCATATAGTGAATATTTACAAATAGAAAAAGAGTTAAAAGAGCTGGATAATTTAGAAGTTGAAATACAAAAAGAGAAAACATCTGTAAAAGTTGTAAATGAACCTAAAAAACAGACAAAATTATCATATAAAGATCAAAGAGAGTATGATAGTTTACCAAATGAGCTTGAAGAGCTTGAAGCTAAAATAGAAGAGTTAAACAGCTGTTTAGCAGACCCAAAATG